One genomic region from Nocardia vinacea encodes:
- a CDS encoding SDR family oxidoreductase, whose product MQLLDDHVVLITGSGSGLGLGIARYFRDEGATLALFEYDEKKVATLREEFGDDVLVVQGDVRSISDLTRCRDEIVGRFGRLTTIVGAQGIWDGNVRLADIPVERVDTLLDEVFSINVKGYVLTARIFLDLLEAEGGAVVLTCSQAAFAADGGGVAYTASKGAIRALVNQMSFEFAPRVRVNAVAPTGIANSQLRGPAALDLQNSLQSDIPADAFRQQFEWLAPLQHMPSPEEYGPLYAFLASRHNTVMTGQTVLADSGALNRALMSIPELLATMPGA is encoded by the coding sequence ATGCAACTTCTCGACGACCACGTCGTTCTCATCACCGGCTCAGGCTCCGGCCTCGGACTCGGCATCGCCCGGTACTTCCGTGACGAGGGCGCCACGCTGGCACTGTTCGAATACGACGAAAAGAAAGTCGCGACGCTCCGGGAAGAGTTCGGCGACGACGTACTGGTGGTACAGGGCGACGTCCGCAGCATCTCCGACCTGACGCGTTGCCGCGACGAGATCGTCGGGCGCTTCGGCCGGCTGACGACGATCGTGGGAGCCCAGGGCATCTGGGACGGCAACGTGCGATTGGCCGACATCCCGGTGGAGCGTGTCGACACCCTCCTCGACGAAGTCTTCAGTATCAACGTCAAGGGCTACGTCCTGACCGCACGGATCTTCCTCGACCTGCTCGAGGCCGAAGGGGGTGCTGTCGTGTTGACCTGCTCGCAGGCGGCGTTCGCCGCCGACGGGGGAGGAGTGGCCTACACCGCGAGCAAGGGTGCCATTCGCGCCCTGGTCAATCAGATGTCCTTCGAGTTCGCACCCCGAGTCCGCGTCAACGCGGTTGCACCGACCGGTATCGCGAACAGTCAGCTGCGCGGACCTGCCGCACTCGATCTGCAGAATTCCCTACAGTCCGACATACCGGCTGACGCTTTCCGACAGCAGTTCGAGTGGCTGGCTCCGCTTCAGCACATGCCCTCGCCGGAGGAGTACGGCCCGCTCTACGCATTCCTGGCGTCACGACACAACACAGTCATGACCGGACAGACGGTTTTGGCGGATTCGGGCGCCCTGAACCGGGCACTGATGAGTATCCCCGAACTTCTCGCCACGATGCCGGGCGCCTGA